In bacterium, a genomic segment contains:
- the lspA gene encoding signal peptidase II, translating to MTPKLKVFLVALAASLPLDIVSKHWVVTTLAYGDRIPVVEEFFYLTHVRNPGAAFSMFATAPEPFRRWFFLIATSIALVLIVSFFRQLAPRDRLSGSALGLILGGALGNLLDRIRFGEVIDFLHFRLGTGYSWPDFNIADSAIVIGVGLLILELIASEGAERGAPSGSDEDGDAASHAENHP from the coding sequence ATGACCCCGAAATTGAAGGTGTTTCTCGTCGCGCTCGCAGCGAGCCTGCCTCTCGACATAGTGAGCAAGCACTGGGTGGTGACGACGCTTGCCTACGGCGATCGAATCCCCGTGGTCGAAGAATTCTTCTACCTGACCCACGTGCGCAATCCCGGCGCGGCGTTCTCGATGTTCGCGACGGCGCCAGAGCCGTTCCGGCGCTGGTTCTTCCTGATTGCCACGTCGATTGCTCTCGTGCTGATCGTTTCCTTTTTTCGTCAGCTTGCCCCGAGGGATCGACTTTCAGGTTCTGCACTCGGGCTCATCCTCGGCGGGGCGCTCGGGAACCTGCTCGATCGCATTCGCTTCGGAGAGGTGATCGATTTTCTGCACTTCCGTCTTGGCACTGGCTATTCGTGGCCCGATTTCAACATTGCGGATTCGGCCATCGTGATTGGTGTAGGTCTCTTGATCCTCGAGCTGATTGCGAGCGAGGGCGCAGAGCGCGGCGCTCCCTCGGGGAGTGACGAAGACGGCGATGCGGCTTCTCATGCGGAGAACCATCCGTAG
- a CDS encoding acyl-CoA dehydrogenase, translated as MDFTLTDEQLALQEMARRFAEEKIKPIAAEYDQSGDFPHEIMKEAWELGLSCLSIPSEFDGVGLGLLDSCIVVEELAWGCSGMATSIMANDLGLTPILAGGSEEQKKEWLGRLTSTQKFEQIAFCLSEPNAGSDVAGLQLLAEKDGDDYILNGTKCWITNGGVAELYTVFATLDRSSRHKGICAFVMPSDLPGISPGKKEDKMGQRASDTRVIHFDNVRVPASQLLGEEGKGFKIAMQTLDTTRPSIGALACGIARRALDESLAYAAERKAFGFPISGFQAVQFMLADMAKDLEAARLLTHQSAWMIDQGMRASKFSSFAKCFSTDAAMKITVDAVQVFGGNGYTKEYPVEKLMRDAKLMQIYEGTNQIQRLVIARELLKE; from the coding sequence ATGGACTTCACCCTCACCGACGAGCAGCTTGCTCTCCAAGAAATGGCGCGCCGGTTTGCCGAGGAAAAGATCAAGCCGATCGCGGCGGAATACGACCAGAGCGGCGACTTCCCCCATGAGATCATGAAGGAAGCCTGGGAGCTCGGACTCTCGTGCCTGTCGATCCCCTCGGAATTCGACGGGGTCGGCCTGGGCCTGCTCGATTCATGCATTGTCGTCGAGGAACTGGCCTGGGGCTGTTCCGGGATGGCCACCTCCATCATGGCCAACGATCTGGGTCTTACCCCGATCCTCGCCGGCGGCAGCGAAGAACAGAAGAAGGAATGGCTTGGGCGCCTCACGAGCACCCAGAAGTTCGAGCAGATCGCCTTCTGTCTGTCCGAACCCAATGCCGGCTCGGATGTCGCCGGGCTGCAGCTTCTCGCCGAAAAAGACGGCGATGACTACATCCTGAACGGTACGAAGTGCTGGATCACCAACGGTGGAGTGGCCGAGCTCTACACCGTCTTTGCCACCCTCGATCGCAGCTCGCGGCACAAAGGTATCTGCGCCTTCGTCATGCCCTCGGATCTGCCCGGCATCTCCCCCGGGAAGAAAGAGGACAAGATGGGGCAGCGGGCCAGCGACACCCGGGTGATCCATTTCGACAATGTCCGGGTTCCTGCCTCCCAGCTTCTCGGCGAGGAAGGCAAGGGCTTCAAGATCGCGATGCAGACTCTCGACACCACCCGGCCGTCGATCGGTGCCCTGGCCTGCGGCATCGCCCGCCGTGCCTTGGACGAAAGCCTCGCGTACGCCGCTGAGCGCAAGGCCTTCGGCTTCCCGATCTCGGGCTTCCAGGCCGTCCAGTTCATGCTGGCCGACATGGCCAAGGATCTGGAGGCGGCACGCCTGCTGACCCACCAAAGCGCCTGGATGATCGACCAGGGGATGCGCGCGTCGAAATTCTCGTCCTTCGCCAAGTGCTTCTCGACCGACGCCGCCATGAAGATCACCGTGGACGCGGTGCAGGTGTTCGGCGGAAACGGATACACGAAGGAGTATCCGGTGGAGAAATTGATGCGTGACGCGAAGCTGATGCAGATCTACGAGGGCACGAATCAGATCCAGCGTCTGGTGATCGCGCGCGAACTTCTCAAGGAGTAG
- the fsa gene encoding fructose-6-phosphate aldolase has translation MKFFIDTANVSDIREAAGMGLLDGVTTNPSLLAKESGSPTEILQEITKIVEGPVSAEVTALDHDGMIAEATELGKIADNIVIKIPMTLEGLKALKTLSSQGIQTNCTLIFSAPQALMAAKAGATFASPFVGRLDDLATDGMELIRQICTIYENYGLATEVLVASVRHPIHVVEAAMLGAHVVTMPPKVIAQLVKHPLTDRGLEQFLADWEKVKDR, from the coding sequence TTGAAGTTCTTCATTGACACCGCGAACGTGAGCGACATCCGGGAGGCCGCAGGCATGGGGCTCCTCGATGGAGTCACCACCAATCCCAGCCTGCTCGCGAAGGAGTCCGGGAGCCCCACGGAGATCCTGCAGGAGATCACCAAGATCGTGGAGGGCCCGGTCAGCGCGGAAGTCACCGCCCTCGATCACGATGGCATGATCGCCGAGGCCACGGAGCTCGGGAAGATCGCGGACAACATCGTGATCAAGATCCCGATGACCCTCGAGGGTCTGAAGGCGCTCAAGACGCTGTCGTCTCAGGGCATCCAGACGAACTGCACGCTGATCTTCAGCGCACCCCAGGCGTTGATGGCGGCCAAGGCAGGGGCCACCTTCGCCTCACCCTTCGTCGGGCGACTCGACGATCTCGCGACCGACGGCATGGAGCTGATCCGGCAGATCTGCACGATCTACGAGAACTACGGCCTCGCGACGGAAGTTCTCGTCGCGAGCGTGCGCCATCCCATCCACGTCGTTGAAGCGGCCATGCTCGGCGCCCATGTGGTGACGATGCCGCCGAAGGTCATCGCCCAGCTGGTCAAGCATCCCTTGACCGACCGCGGTCTGGAGCAATTCCTGGCCGACTGGGAGAAAGTCAAGGACCGCTAG
- a CDS encoding IclR family transcriptional regulator has translation MAPPSTKLPRRPKSEYVIQTVVNALRLLETFSEVEELGVTDLSRRLSLHKNNVFRLLATLEERGYVEQLEDTDRYRLGSRCLELGHSFSRGRSLARHGRSELERLAEIAGETAHLGALRDLQVTHLDGEQPNQLVLTGLRVGQRLPLHCTALGKALLATAGADVWERFDRECAADGELPRHTPGTITDRDKFFDHLQSVAGEGLAFDVEECAEGMRCVAAPVYDAAGRTVAALSISAPAFRVNEEDLRQRLAPLVTDAAERLTARLR, from the coding sequence ATGGCACCCCCCTCCACCAAGTTGCCGCGGCGTCCGAAGAGCGAATACGTGATCCAGACGGTCGTCAATGCTCTTCGCTTGCTCGAAACCTTTTCCGAGGTCGAAGAGCTGGGCGTTACCGATCTTTCACGGCGCCTCTCGCTGCACAAGAACAATGTGTTCAGGTTGCTCGCCACGCTCGAGGAGCGCGGATACGTCGAGCAACTGGAGGACACGGATCGCTACCGGCTCGGCTCGCGATGCCTCGAACTCGGTCATTCCTTCTCGCGCGGCCGAAGCCTGGCGCGTCACGGTCGAAGCGAGCTCGAACGTCTGGCCGAGATTGCGGGTGAGACCGCCCACCTTGGCGCCCTTCGGGATCTCCAGGTGACCCATCTGGACGGCGAGCAGCCGAATCAGCTGGTCCTGACCGGTCTGAGGGTCGGCCAGCGTCTTCCGCTGCACTGCACGGCGCTTGGCAAGGCGCTGCTGGCGACAGCCGGGGCGGACGTCTGGGAGCGCTTCGATCGGGAGTGCGCGGCCGATGGCGAACTCCCGCGACACACTCCGGGGACCATCACCGATCGGGACAAGTTCTTCGACCACCTGCAGTCCGTGGCCGGAGAGGGATTGGCCTTCGATGTGGAAGAATGCGCCGAGGGGATGCGCTGCGTTGCGGCTCCTGTCTACGACGCCGCCGGCCGCACGGTGGCTGCGCTCTCGATCTCCGCACCGGCGTTTCGCGTCAATGAGGAAGATCTACGCCAGCGACTCGCCCCCCTCGTCACGGATGCCGCAGAGCGCCTGACCGCTCGCCTCCGCTAG